GCACCGATAATGCCGACAACACAAACCAAGTGATTTCACCCCCAGATACTCAGCAATACCCCGATTACAAAAAAAACCACCGCACCCATGCCTTGAGTTGCTGTAGCTGTAACTGTATACACTCGACCTATCATGTCCTCTGAGATGCGACTCGCGCGAAATGTCAAATAGCACACTAAAACGATTCCTTCACCTAAACCAATAATGGCACAAGATATGTAGAGAAATGAAACCCCCATATGGATGGGTATCAATATTGATGCAATCACCATGAATCCTTGACCACCAAAAACGGCCAATATTCTGTAAGCCGATGGAGTATTCGATGCAAGTATCGTACCAAATAATGAACCTGCTGCATATAAACATAGCACAAATGTTTCAATACTATGAATAAAATGATCGTTCATACTTCCTTCTTGACACCCACCAGGTAAGCCTCTATTGTTTAGCATAGTCAATAATAGAGCCTGTTCAAAAAGGGGGCAGGTAAGACCCGCGCAGTGCAAGGAAGCAAGCCAAGAATGTGGACTGAGCGTACGTTTTGGGTACGTGAGGGAGCGTTCTTGGCGCTGACGCTGCCATGCGCCGGGGAGTTCTGACCCCTTTTTGAACAACCTCTAATAGACTCGCACGTACAAAAAACGTATAAACATGCAAGGAGCAACTAGGATGCTGCCATCTAAAAAACTATTCAACCTCACTTTTGCAGTAATCGCAACTGCCGGTGTAACCTTTATATCAGGTGTTGGCGTTGGACCATTACCACCACTTGGCAACCTCTTAAACCCGGGGACTGGTGTGTGGACCATGGCTCGGGACGCACAACTACCCACAACTCGCAACATGCACATCCCCGGGTTACAACACCCTGTAATTGTTTCATTTGCCTCTAATGGTGGCGCTTACATTAAAGCGCAATCAAATCACGACTTATTTTTCACGATCGGTTATTTACAAGCTAAGTTTCGCCTTTTTCAAATGGATTTGATGCGTCGTCAGGGAGAAGGCTTATTGTCTCAAATAGTCGGCAAAGAAGCTCTCCCGTCAGATGAATTCGAAGATTCACTTGGCATCTCGCGAACAGCCGCTACAGAATGGTTAGACACTCCAGTCAATAGTCCAGCCTATCATGCATTATCTGCTTTTTCACAAGGAGTCAATGCTCGCATTACACAAGATGAGCGCACAGGCAATCTTCCGTATATGTTTAAACTGTTAAACTATAAACCCACACTTTGGACTCCTATTGATAGTCTTGTCATCCAAGGCGATATGACGCAAACCTTAGACCTATCGACTACACCAATTGCGTATGCACTGCTAGTGCACAGCCTTGGTTACCAACGAACCATGGACTTTTTCCCTGTCTTACCCATAGATAAACAACACCCGTATGATCTTGGACCCTACCCCAAAGCACCGTTGACGAAGATCGTTCAGTCGCCTTTTGTCACAAAGTCCGAGTACTTAGCAGCAACAGCTTTAGGTCATGAGATTGAGCAAGTACCGCCTCAACTTTTGCATCAATTTTCTGATAGCAATAACTGGGCTGTAAGCGGAAGTCGAACTGCAAGTGGCAAACCACTGATGGCAGGCGATCCACACTTGAACCAAACGATCCCTTCCATCTGGTATCAAATCACTGCTTCGTCACCCAGTTATCATTTTAGCGGTGTGTCCATCCCAGGCATACCTATCATTCTCATTGGTCACAATCAAGATATCAGTTGGAGTCTAACGGATGTCCAAAATCAATCCACATACTTCTACGAGGAACGCACAAGCGCAAAGCATCCTGGACAATACTACTTCCGCGGTAAATGGATTAACATGGAAACCATTAACTATACGATTCCCGTCAAGGGTAAAGCATCAGTCCATTGGCCTGTGGAATTAACCGTTCAAGGACCTATTTTGACAGACCATGGAGCCACGCTTGCCATGGATTGGATGGGGAATATTCCATCACCTGATATGCAAAGTCTTCTCGGCGTAGTAAAGTCGACTAACTATGCCCAATTTAAATCCGCCCTCAGTCTCTGGCACTCACCTACACAAA
This genomic stretch from Sulfoacidibacillus ferrooxidans harbors:
- a CDS encoding penicillin acylase family protein gives rise to the protein MLPSKKLFNLTFAVIATAGVTFISGVGVGPLPPLGNLLNPGTGVWTMARDAQLPTTRNMHIPGLQHPVIVSFASNGGAYIKAQSNHDLFFTIGYLQAKFRLFQMDLMRRQGEGLLSQIVGKEALPSDEFEDSLGISRTAATEWLDTPVNSPAYHALSAFSQGVNARITQDERTGNLPYMFKLLNYKPTLWTPIDSLVIQGDMTQTLDLSTTPIAYALLVHSLGYQRTMDFFPVLPIDKQHPYDLGPYPKAPLTKIVQSPFVTKSEYLAATALGHEIEQVPPQLLHQFSDSNNWAVSGSRTASGKPLMAGDPHLNQTIPSIWYQITASSPSYHFSGVSIPGIPIILIGHNQDISWSLTDVQNQSTYFYEERTSAKHPGQYYFRGKWINMETINYTIPVKGKASVHWPVELTVQGPILTDHGATLAMDWMGNIPSPDMQSLLGVVKSTNYAQFKSALSLWHSPTQNFVYADRYGNIGMISAGYYPIVNASKPWLPMPGTGQDDIVGSIPYASIPQVYDPKSGFVFSANQREVGPNYPYYIGTSADFFSNGYRADEIYRVLSKGHHLTVKDMENLQNNVRDDLAGRMVPKLLQALQTTSLTGNEAVADSTLSHWNDEMNVNSVGATLWWTFWTSYLQDTFGPWWKADHVPVNVDPNLAIGPSQTSLDEDLEAWTQNDPNNRAFTPPVGAHRSAPQVMRLAFSQTVQKLSKELGPRVSTWTWGRIHARHFPALSQIPQLGYGPRPSGGDEWTVDAADGGAISTAGPSWRFVMNWANGKGYGVYPGGQSENPLSPWYEDQISAWWNGQYYPIWSQQHISHEASTVVWNINP